One Pseudoalteromonas undina genomic region harbors:
- the cdd gene encoding cytidine deaminase produces MASATFKVQHNTALSNSHISLNVAQTQALRSQLKTQRGILHSSDIKALCTELNVSEDTLLQGLVPMASEFSVAPISKFHVGAIVKGLNSQGNTTFYFGANAEFDHQALSLVVHGEQSAINNAWLNGAKKVLKIAISDAPCGYCRQFMNELADAKELDILLPAQNFKLAELLPHSFGPTDLGNEHSLFNPAEQTKCFKETDLDEKLMSYALAAYVPYSQNYSAVKISTLENGDFYGSYAENAAYSPSLSPLQSAVSQLFVAGLSFDKQTVKSITLLETAGHENQSGVAKAVLASFDSLPTLEVISATLAK; encoded by the coding sequence ATGGCTTCAGCAACTTTTAAAGTGCAACATAATACAGCACTTAGCAATTCACACATCTCATTAAACGTAGCGCAAACCCAAGCATTACGTAGTCAATTAAAAACTCAACGCGGTATTTTACATTCAAGCGATATTAAAGCGCTTTGTACTGAACTTAATGTCAGCGAAGATACTTTATTGCAAGGCTTGGTGCCTATGGCTTCTGAATTTTCAGTTGCACCTATTTCCAAGTTTCATGTCGGCGCAATTGTTAAAGGGCTTAATTCACAAGGAAATACCACTTTTTACTTTGGTGCCAATGCTGAGTTTGATCATCAAGCACTTAGTTTAGTGGTGCATGGTGAGCAATCAGCAATTAATAATGCGTGGTTAAATGGCGCTAAGAAAGTGCTGAAAATAGCCATTAGTGATGCACCATGTGGGTATTGCCGTCAGTTTATGAATGAATTGGCTGATGCAAAAGAGCTTGATATTTTACTGCCAGCACAAAACTTTAAATTAGCAGAGCTATTACCGCATTCATTTGGACCAACCGATTTAGGCAATGAGCACAGCTTATTTAACCCAGCAGAGCAAACTAAGTGCTTTAAAGAGACAGACCTTGATGAAAAGCTGATGAGTTATGCTTTAGCGGCTTATGTTCCATACAGTCAAAATTACAGTGCGGTAAAAATAAGCACGTTAGAAAATGGTGACTTTTATGGCAGCTATGCTGAAAATGCAGCATACAGCCCGAGCTTATCGCCATTGCAAAGCGCGGTGAGTCAATTGTTTGTAGCAGGATTAAGTTTTGATAAGCAAACAGTAAAATCAATTACTTTATTAGAAACTGCTGGTCATGAAAACCAATCAGGGGTAGCAAAAGCAGTGTTAGCAAGCTTTGATAGCTTACCAACACTTGAGGTTATTAGCGCAACATTAGCCAAGTAA
- the udp gene encoding uridine phosphorylase — protein MEKVFHLGLCIDDLKGAKLAIVPGDPDRAARISQFLDNPTCLAQTREFHIYLGQLNGHSVVVCSTGIGGPSTSIAVEELAQLGVRSFLRIGTTGAIQPHINEGDILISQASVRLDGASQHFAPLCYPAVSDFFATQAMVKACENLNIDFHIGITASSDTFYPGQERYDTHSGYVPKSLQGSCEEWQKLGVMNYEMESATLFTMCAALGLQAACVAGVLVNRTRQEIPNVDHGEIEKKSVAVVLEAAKVLLG, from the coding sequence ATGGAAAAGGTATTTCACTTAGGACTGTGTATTGATGATTTAAAAGGTGCAAAACTGGCAATTGTTCCAGGCGATCCAGATCGTGCAGCACGTATTTCACAGTTCTTAGATAATCCAACCTGCCTTGCTCAAACGCGTGAGTTTCACATTTATTTAGGCCAATTAAACGGTCACTCTGTAGTGGTATGCTCAACCGGTATTGGCGGCCCTTCAACGTCAATTGCCGTTGAAGAACTGGCACAACTAGGCGTACGTAGCTTTCTTCGCATTGGTACAACAGGTGCAATTCAACCGCACATTAACGAAGGCGATATTTTAATTAGCCAAGCTTCGGTACGATTAGATGGCGCGAGTCAGCACTTTGCACCGCTGTGCTATCCTGCCGTATCTGATTTTTTTGCTACTCAAGCTATGGTAAAAGCCTGTGAAAACCTTAATATCGATTTCCATATTGGTATAACTGCTTCGAGCGACACCTTCTACCCAGGTCAAGAGCGTTATGATACGCATTCTGGCTACGTACCTAAATCATTACAAGGTAGCTGTGAAGAATGGCAAAAATTGGGCGTAATGAACTATGAAATGGAATCAGCTACTTTATTTACCATGTGTGCCGCACTTGGCTTACAAGCCGCTTGTGTTGCAGGTGTATTAGTAAATAGAACACGTCAAGAAATTCCAAACGTGGACCACGGCGAGATTGAGAAAAAGTCTGTTGCCGTGGTGCTTGAAGCCGCTAAAGTGTTACTTGGCTAA
- the ppc gene encoding phosphoenolpyruvate carboxylase yields MSEQYAALRGNVNLLGQLLGQTIKDAQGQDILDKVEEIRALSKSSRSGNEADRKALIDVLHALSDEELLPVARSFNHFLNLANVAEQFHTVSRFNDVGFCQLNPLTQTLKTLAAKAEQGQLNHNHLAETLSKLHINLVLTAHPTEVTRRTIINKHVELSDCLASLERTDNLAQEREAILNRIAQLISQAWHTDDIRRSRPSPVDEAKWGYAVIENSLWEAVPRFLREFSQHVKQHLSLELPADYSPIEFTSWMGGDRDGNPFVTAEVTKQVLDHGRWMALDLYQRDLETLCAELSMSDASDELIKLAGQEFEPYRAVLKDVKNQVAETVMHLSAKIKNKRTESQDLITDINQIKHPIEVCYRSLLKCNMQVVANGLLLDMIHRVNSFGLRLAKLDVRQDSSRHSDVFSELTRYLGIGDYNQWQEQDKQAFLLAELNSRRPLIPKHWQPSPEVQEVLDTFDVIAQQDAKTFGLYIISMARTASDILAVQLLLKESGCGFELPVAPLFETLDDLNDGHNVITTLLNNEWYRGHIKNTQNVMIGYSDSAKDAGMMAAGWAQYEAMDKLVQLADERGIELVLFHGRGGTVGRGGAPAAQALHSQPPGSLKGGLRVTEQGEMIRFKFGLPNVALQSLNIYAGAVLQSNLLPPPEPKDEWREVMALISDVSCEHYRNVVRHDENFVPYFRMATPELELSKLPLGSRPAKRNPNGGVESLRAIPWIFAWSQNRLMLPAWLGALSGLKAALEKYGIETLSEMSLQWPFFRARLEMLEMVFSKADSWLSEHYDNALVEDMYKPLGVALREELAEAITLVQSLSPQKSLLADQPWIKESIGLRNPYTDPLNVLQVELLRRSRGDDKGNESDIDNALMITMTGIAAGMRNTG; encoded by the coding sequence TGCCGCCTTGCGAGGTAATGTAAATTTACTTGGGCAATTATTAGGACAAACTATTAAAGATGCTCAAGGACAAGATATTTTAGATAAAGTAGAAGAAATTCGGGCTTTATCAAAATCATCTCGCAGTGGCAATGAAGCCGATCGTAAAGCGCTTATAGATGTACTGCATGCGCTTAGTGATGAAGAGCTTTTACCGGTTGCCCGTTCATTTAATCATTTTTTAAACTTAGCTAATGTTGCAGAACAGTTTCATACTGTATCACGTTTTAATGATGTTGGTTTTTGCCAACTAAACCCTCTCACTCAAACATTAAAAACGTTAGCTGCAAAGGCCGAACAAGGTCAGCTTAATCATAATCATTTAGCTGAAACCCTCTCAAAACTCCACATAAACTTAGTACTAACAGCACACCCAACCGAGGTGACTCGCCGTACTATTATTAATAAACATGTTGAACTTAGCGATTGTTTAGCATCGCTTGAGCGTACCGACAATCTAGCGCAAGAACGCGAAGCAATCTTAAATCGTATTGCGCAGTTAATTAGTCAAGCATGGCATACTGACGATATTCGTCGTTCACGTCCAAGCCCTGTCGATGAGGCTAAATGGGGCTACGCAGTCATTGAAAACAGTTTGTGGGAAGCGGTGCCCCGTTTTCTACGAGAGTTTAGTCAGCATGTAAAACAGCATTTAAGTTTGGAGTTGCCAGCAGATTACAGCCCGATAGAATTTACTTCTTGGATGGGGGGAGATCGTGATGGTAACCCGTTTGTAACCGCCGAAGTAACCAAGCAAGTGCTCGACCATGGCCGTTGGATGGCACTGGATTTATACCAGCGTGATTTAGAAACGCTCTGTGCTGAACTTTCTATGTCGGATGCCAGCGATGAGCTCATTAAATTGGCTGGGCAAGAGTTTGAACCGTACCGTGCTGTTTTGAAAGATGTTAAAAACCAAGTTGCAGAAACGGTGATGCATTTAAGCGCTAAAATTAAAAATAAGCGCACTGAATCTCAAGATTTAATCACCGATATTAATCAAATTAAGCACCCCATTGAAGTGTGTTATCGCTCTTTATTAAAGTGCAACATGCAAGTAGTGGCCAATGGCTTACTACTGGATATGATCCACCGAGTAAATAGCTTTGGACTGCGTTTGGCAAAACTAGACGTGCGCCAAGATTCGTCGAGACACAGTGATGTATTTTCTGAGCTAACTCGTTACTTAGGTATTGGCGACTACAACCAATGGCAAGAGCAAGATAAGCAGGCTTTTTTACTTGCTGAGCTTAACTCTCGTCGTCCGCTTATTCCTAAGCATTGGCAACCCAGCCCTGAAGTGCAAGAGGTGCTCGACACCTTTGATGTTATTGCGCAGCAAGATGCAAAAACCTTTGGTTTATATATTATTTCTATGGCCCGAACTGCTTCTGATATTTTAGCGGTGCAGTTATTACTTAAAGAGTCAGGCTGCGGTTTTGAACTACCCGTGGCGCCCTTATTTGAGACCTTAGATGACTTAAACGATGGTCATAATGTTATTACTACATTGCTTAATAATGAGTGGTACCGAGGTCATATTAAAAATACTCAAAATGTGATGATTGGTTATTCAGACTCAGCCAAAGATGCGGGTATGATGGCTGCTGGCTGGGCACAATATGAGGCAATGGACAAGTTAGTGCAACTGGCGGATGAACGCGGTATTGAGCTGGTTTTATTTCATGGTCGAGGAGGCACGGTTGGTCGAGGTGGTGCACCTGCTGCACAAGCTTTGCATTCGCAGCCACCGGGTTCACTCAAAGGGGGCCTTAGGGTGACAGAGCAAGGCGAAATGATCCGCTTTAAATTTGGCTTACCCAATGTGGCATTGCAAAGCTTAAACATATACGCGGGTGCGGTGCTGCAAAGTAACTTATTACCACCGCCAGAGCCCAAAGATGAATGGCGCGAAGTTATGGCATTAATTAGTGATGTATCGTGCGAGCACTACCGCAATGTGGTACGCCACGATGAAAACTTTGTACCTTACTTCAGAATGGCAACACCAGAATTGGAGCTATCTAAATTGCCATTAGGTTCAAGGCCAGCTAAACGTAATCCTAATGGTGGGGTAGAGAGCTTACGCGCTATTCCGTGGATATTTGCGTGGAGTCAAAATCGTTTAATGTTACCTGCATGGTTAGGCGCATTAAGTGGACTTAAAGCAGCGCTTGAAAAATATGGGATTGAAACCCTAAGCGAAATGAGTTTGCAATGGCCTTTCTTTCGAGCTCGTTTAGAAATGCTAGAAATGGTATTTAGTAAAGCGGATAGCTGGTTAAGTGAGCACTACGATAATGCGCTGGTGGAAGACATGTATAAACCTTTAGGTGTTGCCTTACGTGAGGAATTAGCTGAGGCGATAACCTTAGTGCAATCATTGAGCCCGCAAAAAAGTCTATTAGCCGACCAACCTTGGATCAAAGAGTCTATTGGGCTTAGAAATCCATACACAGATCCCCTTAACGTGTTACAAGTTGAGCTATTACGTCGCTCTCGTGGCGATGATAAAGGTAATGAAAGCGATATAGATAATGCCTTAATGATCACCATGACGGGGATTGCAGCGGGTATGCGAAATACAGGTTAA